One genomic region from Alteromonas pelagimontana encodes:
- a CDS encoding DUF3450 domain-containing protein, with product MKLFNSLLLASALMAAPVMAQDDDVLKPVVDEAAKINESAASSQEKINNITDQIDNKLQQFKTLNKEIEGLQVYNTQLRKQISNQQQEMNDLNSAIDEVSVVERQITPLMIRMIEGLEQFVALDVPFLEEERANRIADLKAMMDRADVATSEKFRRVMEAYQVEMDYGRTMEAYSGIHDIEGQERDVEFLRLGRTALIYQTRDASSQGVWNKQTRQWEALDSSYRTQITKGLRMAKKQLAPDLLMLPVAITD from the coding sequence ATGAAGCTTTTCAACTCGTTGCTACTGGCGAGTGCTCTGATGGCCGCGCCCGTCATGGCACAGGACGATGACGTCTTAAAACCTGTTGTCGATGAAGCCGCAAAGATTAACGAATCTGCTGCTTCATCGCAGGAAAAAATTAACAATATTACCGATCAAATCGACAATAAGCTTCAGCAATTTAAAACGTTGAACAAGGAAATTGAAGGTCTTCAGGTGTACAACACACAGCTGCGTAAGCAAATCAGCAATCAGCAGCAGGAAATGAATGATCTTAACAGTGCGATTGATGAAGTTTCTGTCGTAGAGCGCCAGATTACGCCTCTCATGATTCGCATGATTGAAGGCCTGGAACAATTCGTAGCACTGGATGTGCCGTTTCTTGAAGAAGAAAGGGCCAATCGCATTGCCGATTTAAAGGCGATGATGGACCGTGCTGATGTCGCTACCTCTGAAAAGTTTCGCCGGGTGATGGAAGCCTATCAGGTGGAAATGGATTACGGACGCACAATGGAAGCGTACAGCGGTATTCACGATATCGAAGGGCAGGAACGTGATGTTGAATTTCTGCGTCTGGGACGTACTGCGTTAATTTACCAAACACGCGATGCCAGCAGCCAGGGAGTATGGAATAAGCAAACTCGCCAGTGGGAAGCGTTAGATAGCAGCTATCGTACACAGATTACCAAAGGCTTGCGCATGGCGAAGAAACAGCTTGCGCCGGATTTGTTAATGCTGCCTGTAGCAATTACCGATTAA